GTAAGAATGTAAGTATTGAACTCCTGCCTGCCTTTCCCTTTTCGGTAGTCGGATCTGCACGAAAGGATATTGGTACTCTTGAAGCACAACAGAAAGGATCAGAAGGTGTCGTGGTAAAGTACCGTTTGCGTGTTGATGGTGCAGCCTTAGAAGGAGAGAATCAACTTGAACTCCGCTATCAGGTTATGGAGGGAGGATGGGCCAAGCTTAGCCCATTCAACATTACTATTAAGGCACAGGATGCCATTCTCGCGGTTATGGAAGTAGAGACTGATCCTGATCAAGTGCATCCCGGGGAAAAAGTTAACGTTACCTTAACGCTCCGTAATCTTGCAGCACGAACATTAAAGAATGTCCAGGTAAAATTGGAACTTGACAATGTGCCCTTTGCACCGTTTCATACGACCAATGAAAAAACTATTGTTCGCTTAGGATCGCAAGAGGAGAAAAGTGCTACCTTCACCCTTGTTACTGATCCTGATGCCGCTTCACAAATCCATAAAATCCTCTATAAACTCTCGTATCAAGATGAGCAACAAGTAAGCTATGCGAGAAATGGTACCTTTGGCATGATGGTATATGACAAACCCCAGTTCTTGGTCAACCTTGAGGACTCTGAGGTTTATGAGCAGCTTGATAATGGTAATATTGTGATCAGTCTTTCGAATACCGGCACGAGTACCTTAAAATTTGTCACCCTTGAATTAAAGGAAAGTGCTGCCTATCAAGTGTTATCTGCAAAAAAAGTGTACCTTGGAAATTTAGAGAGCGATGATTACGAGACTGCTGAATTTATGATTCATCCAACAAATGAAGAAAGCCAAAGCATTCCTCTGAACCTTCTGGTTGAATACAAGGATAATTATAACCAGGCATACAATAAAATGGAAGTTGTCGAGTTGCCCATCTATTCCCAAGAAGATGCTGTTCGTTACGGGCTGAAGGAAACAGCAAATACTTCCTTGAGCTATTTCGGCTATGCTTTTGGGATACTCATCCTTGTATTTATGATATTTATGGTCATCAATGCGCTGACCAATCCTTCATTACCATGGTATAAGAAAATCTTATGGGTAATTGTTATTCTCATTCCAGGGATTGGAGCTTTACTCTATTTCTTCATCGCAAGGAAAACAGAACAGTGAGATTTCAGCGTCTCAAAAACAGAGAGAGGAAAATATAAAAGTTTATATAGAACAACCATTCGTTAGTCTCCATGATTACAAAACCAGAACGAACTCCGTCGGGAATTCCTGGTATGGACCAGCTGATGGAAGACGGCTTTGTCAAACGATCAGTTAATTTAATCAGCGGAGGTCCAGGTGCAGGAAAGACTATTTTTCTTCAGCAGTATATCTATTATGGAATTGTAACCTCCAATGAAGCTGGGTTGATTGTTTCTTTTGAAGAAGATGCTGTTCATTTAAAGAAAGATGTCATCCGATTTGGATGGGATATGGATAGCCTTGAACAAAAGGACATGTGTACCTATAGATATTTTCAACCCACAAGCTTGGCTGATATTCAGGCAGAACTCACCAATGCGATCATACAGAAAAAAGTGAAACGGGTTGTCCTTGATTCATTATCTTTACTGACGATGAGCATCAAAGATGCCTACATGATCAGAAAACAGCTCTTTGCCATTATTACGAGATTAAAGAAGCTTGATTGCACGACCCTTATTAGCGCAGAGGTTGCTGGAGAGACGCCGTTAGATATGAGTGGTGGGCAATACAGCCGTGACGGTGTGGTAGAATTTGTGGCAGATGCTGTTATCACGCTGCATAGTAGTGGTTTAGGTGGAGAGGCTGATCGTGCATTACGCATTGTCAAGATGCGTCAGACCAATCATGAACGTGGCCCAGTTCCTATGACGATCAACAAACAGGGTATACAAGTTTTTCCGAATAAAAAATAATTGACACCATGAAAATTGGTTTTCTGCAGTTCAATCCTAAGTTTGGAAAAGTCCACGAGAATAATCAAAAAATTGCGCATTTTGTTTCACAACATACAGCAGACCTGCTTGTTCTACCCGAATTATGTAACACGGGTTATATGTTCAATGATAAACACGAGCTAGGAGGAGTAGCTGAAAAAGTTCCCGAAGGAAAAACAACCCAGACATGGATAAAACTATGCAAAGAAAACAATCTTTTTCTTGTTGGTGGCTTGGCTGAACAAGATGATTCATGCTTTTACAACTCTTCTATCCTAGTTGGACCAAAAGGTTTTATCAGTAAATATCGGAAAATACATCTCTACCTTAATGAGAAGAAACTTTTTACACCAGGAAATTTTGAATTACAGGTATTTCGTGCAGGAGATGCCAACCTTGGTTTGATGATTTGTTTTGATTTTATGTTTCCTGAAGCTGCTCGAGTATTGGCATTACAAGGCAGTGATATCATCTGTTGTCCTATGAACTTAGTATCTCCTCCTTCTCGTGTTATGACGGTAATGAAAGCAAGAGCATTGGAAAATGGTGTGTATGTTATTGCCGTGAACAGAGTTGGCAAAGAACGCGGTCATTGTTTCCAAGGAGGTAGTGAGGTTATAGGACCACGAATGGAAGTGCTAGCATCAAGCACTGATCATGAAGAACTAAAAATAGTGGATATAGATCTCGAAAAAGCAAGAGATAAGAAATACACTCCCCTCAATGATTTACTCAATGATCGAAGAACTGGATACTACAAGAAGATACTCCAGAAAAATAAAAAATAATTCTTACCGGAGTGCATTTACATTTAAGGGAACGTAACCTACAAAGCGATGAATATTACTATCAAATTGATATTGTGAATACCAATCAGTTTTTTCTGCTGCTCGATCAGGTCCACCAGTAATATGCGCTGCGCCAGTAACTCCCATACCTCCAACACTACGGGAGAGTCCTCCCGAGTATAAGAGCCTAGAAGAGTCAATTCCAACAAAGACGTGTTCATGCGTTGCCTTTCTTGGAGGAGGAAACACTTCTACAACACTAAT
The sequence above is a segment of the Candidatus Woesearchaeota archaeon genome. Coding sequences within it:
- a CDS encoding PLDc N-terminal domain-containing protein, yielding MQSNSRILLILFLFLAGISLVMAQTTTLNVANPFSSSYDIVITLINQDPDPGEPGQYVDVRFRVENQGTEPGKNVSIELLPAFPFSVVGSARKDIGTLEAQQKGSEGVVVKYRLRVDGAALEGENQLELRYQVMEGGWAKLSPFNITIKAQDAILAVMEVETDPDQVHPGEKVNVTLTLRNLAARTLKNVQVKLELDNVPFAPFHTTNEKTIVRLGSQEEKSATFTLVTDPDAASQIHKILYKLSYQDEQQVSYARNGTFGMMVYDKPQFLVNLEDSEVYEQLDNGNIVISLSNTGTSTLKFVTLELKESAAYQVLSAKKVYLGNLESDDYETAEFMIHPTNEESQSIPLNLLVEYKDNYNQAYNKMEVVELPIYSQEDAVRYGLKETANTSLSYFGYAFGILILVFMIFMVINALTNPSLPWYKKILWVIVILIPGIGALLYFFIARKTEQ
- a CDS encoding acyltransferase, which translates into the protein MKIGFLQFNPKFGKVHENNQKIAHFVSQHTADLLVLPELCNTGYMFNDKHELGGVAEKVPEGKTTQTWIKLCKENNLFLVGGLAEQDDSCFYNSSILVGPKGFISKYRKIHLYLNEKKLFTPGNFELQVFRAGDANLGLMICFDFMFPEAARVLALQGSDIICCPMNLVSPPSRVMTVMKARALENGVYVIAVNRVGKERGHCFQGGSEVIGPRMEVLASSTDHEELKIVDIDLEKARDKKYTPLNDLLNDRRTGYYKKILQKNKK